A region of Antedon mediterranea chromosome 8, ecAntMedi1.1, whole genome shotgun sequence DNA encodes the following proteins:
- the LOC140056070 gene encoding lymphocyte antigen 75-like — protein MNYSTQYSFAVKVVTEIDEQLVIGESSPTTNHEIYPPSLLRPPSLLSRGSLGVNITWDEWTYAFDKGIGNVTAYIVEWWDAVSATDVSTIRYTGDPSEGILIPNITYDTNVVVRIATVYINGESEKNGIPSPVLVVLKDNICPYDWKQFEDTCYLLDDSLLNWNDASSFCQEQSAHLVSIISQSESDFVVLAVQGKAYDHWIGLSFQSSSMNWYWSTGEILAYQNWQGTLDASSGACAQIDSDSGFWSNMPCQSITGNRAICKKGVQKFGCLDETWHGYKDECYKYLNNRTTRQEAAQSCRNFRTAELTSIHSLNEDEFVQTIIRSYSEDTWIGLKYRNNEVTGLQWTDETDVEYLINGINQTNIDSKCAAYSQDDHIFSWKFMDCSTENAYVCKDIRGNKHLTNLAF, from the exons ATGAACTACTCCACACAGTATAGCTTTGCAGTGAAAGTTGTCACAGAAATAGATGAACAATTAGTAATTGGAGAGTCCAGTCCTACGACAAATCACGAAATAT ATCCACCGTCTCTACTCCGGCCACCATCGTTACTGTCACGTGGCTCCTTGGGCGTCAACATTACTTGGGATGAATGGACGTACGCCTTTGACAAGGGAATTGGCAATGTAACAGCCTACATCGTTGAATGGTGGGATGCAGTGTCTGCAACTGACGTCAGTACCATCAGGTATACCGGTGATCCATCAGAAGGAATACTCATTCCAAATATTACGTATGATACAAATGTGGTTGTTAGAATAGCAACAGTTTACATTAATGGTGAAAGTGAAAAAAACGGAATACCAAGCCCGGTTCTAGTCGTGCTAAAAG ATAATATTTGTCCGTATGATTGGAAACAATTTGAAGACACTTGCTATCTGTTAGATGATAGTTTACTCAACTGGAATGACGCTAGTTCATTCTGTCAGGAACAGTCTGCACATTTGGTATCTATAATATCCCAAAGCGAAAGTGACTTTGTCGTATTGGCAGTACAAGGGAAAGCATATGATCATTGGATTGGTCTTAGTTTCCAAAGCAGTTCTATGAATTGGTACTGGAGTACAGGAGAGATACTTGCGTATCAAA atTGGCAAGGAACACTAGACGCCTCTTCAGGAGCGTGCGCACAGATCGACTCAGACAGTGGTTTTTGGTCAAATATGCCTTGTCAATCAATTACTGGGAATAGAGCCATTTGTAAGAAAG GTGTTCAGAAATTTGGCTGTCTTGACGAAACTTGGCATGGTTATAAAGACGAATGTTACAAATACTTAAACAATCGTACAACACGACAAGAAGCGGCGCAAAGCTGCCGAAATTTTCGAACTGCTGAATTAACTAGTATCCATTCTTTAAATGAAGATGAATTTGTTCAAACCATCATTCGGAGCTACAGCGAAGACACATGGATCGGGTTAAAATATAGAAACAATGAAGTAACTG GCCTTCAATGGACTGATGAAACTGATGTTGAGTATTTGATTAACGGAATTAATCAAACTAATATAGATAGCAAATGTGCAGCATACAGTCAAGATGATCACATTTTCTCTTGGAAATTCATGGATTGTTCAACAGAAAATGCATATGTGTGTAAGGATATAAGAGGTAACAAACACTTAACAAATTTAGCGTTTTGA